One stretch of Juglans microcarpa x Juglans regia isolate MS1-56 chromosome 3D, Jm3101_v1.0, whole genome shotgun sequence DNA includes these proteins:
- the LOC121256284 gene encoding uncharacterized protein LOC121256284, producing the protein MKLKKGKVYPSPSPSSSSTSAIPSPSDGDFLTVLKLLPAAILALASVLSLEDREVLAYMITRSLKPTTPSPITQESKRKNPKKSLNSSNNKKISNNTHKPPMFDCDCFDCYTSYWFRWDSSPNRELIHQAIEAFEDHLAHGEQSKKVSGRGKRREKPTSRRAPEKSTDVSETPIIQEIEESCAFAGTSLENDLGSASWTDKSDVFVEGSGKEKNKEHEVAIEEVVVEKEEEEEEEEATVVEAAMVAAGSSNNHKGLARKVLPDVLGLLNSRLWSLWSPNV; encoded by the coding sequence ATGAAGCTAAAGAAAGGTAAAGTATACCCATCTCCGTCTCCGTCGTCGTCTTCGACGTCTGCGATTCCGTCTCCTTCCGATGGAGATTTTCTCACCGTGTTGAAGCTCCTCCCAGCGGCGATTCTAGCTCTAGCCTCCGTGCTCTCCCTAGAGGACCGTGAAGTCCTGGCCTACATGATTACCCGCTCCTTGAAACCCACAACCCCGTCTCCGATCACCCAGGAGTCCAAGAGAAAAAACCCCAAGAAATCCCTaaacagcagcaacaacaagaagatcaGTAACAACACCCACAAACCTCCGATGTTCGACTGCGACTGCTTCGACTGCTACACCAGCTACTGGTTTAGGTGGGACTCCTCGCCCAACCGCGAGCTAATCCACCAGGCCATCGAGGCCTTCGAGGACCATCTGGCCCATGGAGAACAGTCAAAGAAGGTCAGCGGCAGAGGCAAACGCAGAGAGAAACCGACCAGTCGCCGCGCTCCAGAAAAGTCTACCGATGTTTCGGAGACTCCGATTATACAGGAGATTGAGGAAAGCTGTGCTTTTGCTGGGACCTCTCTGGAAAACGACCTGGGTTCTGCGAGCTGGACGGACAAGAGTGATGTTTTTGTGGAAGGAAGTGGTAAGGAGAAGAATAAAGAGCATGAGGTGGCCATTGAAGAGGTCGTggtagagaaggaagaagaggaggaggaggaggaggctaCGGTGGTTGAAGCGGCAATGGTGGCGGCTGGCAGTAGCAACAACCACAAGGGTTTGGCCCGGAAGGTGCTGCCGGACGTGTTGGGTTTATTAAATTCTCGTTTGTGGAGCCTTTGGAGTCCGAATGTTTAG
- the LOC121255595 gene encoding protein LAZY 1-like: MKLLGWMHRKFRQNSGDPLKDFVVGQPSLDDQQYLQKQNYGYGNRPFKQAPKDHYLRKSFTGQEAARVEEEDYEDESSAAMTELFHGFLAIGTLGTDQVSTDLSTPKFSISVDNITEKETEVTENDLKLINDELEKVLGAEVKDDGCNYSSGRNSHVSTGRSSHGSTITLSGKPIEGSETNANGTTVCPLQGYLFGSAIELSETTATTAAAAAVPKKEHRTSLGELFQMSKTAEEMCGTKCDREERRTEKEADKSALHLMKKLLKKKMLHSSRSSTAAAGGSLDSASAETKLHKILQMFHRKVHPENSAATLKSTKTQKTENKKKILYNGDYSSGDQVLPDEDIISYSKRSLSKESMRRHKSQSNPLHFTLSSSDSNGNREHWIKTDADYLVLEL; the protein is encoded by the exons ATGAAG TTACTAGGTTGGATGCATCGGAAGTTCCGCCAAAACAGCGGCGATCCACTTAAGGATTTCGTGGTTG GGCAGCCATCGCTGGACGATCAACAATACCTCCAAAAGCAAAACTATGGCTATGGCAACAGACCCTTCAAACAAGCCCCAAAAGACCACTACCTTCGGAAGTCTTTCACCGGTCAAGAAGCAGCaagagtagaagaagaagactaCGAAGATGAATCATCTGCTGCAATGACTGAGCTCTTCCATGGCTTTCTTGCCATTGGCACCCTTGGTACAGACCAAGTCTCGACTGACCTTTCCACACCAAAATTTTCCATCTCTGTCGACAACATAACTGAAAAGGAAACAGAAGTGACCGAGAACGATCTGAAGCTCATCAATGATGAGTTGGAAAAGGTGTTGGGAGCTGAAGTTAAGGACGATGGCTGCAATTATTCATCTGGGAGGAACAGTCATGTTAGCACTGGGAGAAGCAGTCATGGCAGTACCATTACACTCAGTGGCAAGCCAATAGAAGGATCAGAGACCAATGCAAATGGCACTACAGTCTGCCCACTCCAAGGATATCTTTTTGGATCAGCAATTGAATTGTCGGAAACAACAgcaacaacagcagcagcagcagcagtgcCAAAGAAAGAACATAGGACATCTCTTGGAGAGCTGTTTCAGATGAGTAAAACGGCAGAGGAAATGTGTGGAACAAAGTGCGACAGGGAGGAGAGGCGGACGGAGAAGGAAGCAGATAAGTCTGCCTTGCACCTGATGAAAAAGCTGCTGAAGAAAAAGATGCTTCATTCTTCTCGGAGCTCTACAGCAGCTGCTGGTGGATCTCTTGACTCTGCTTCGGCTGAGACAAAACTGCATAAG ATCCTTCAAATGTTCCACAGGAAAGTTCACCCTGAAAACTCAGCAGCAACTCTAAAGTCTACCAAGACCCAAAAGActgaaaacaagaagaaaatattatacaaCGGGGATTACAGCAGTGGAGATCAAGTGCTCCCAGATGAAGACATAATCTCCTATTCCAAGAGATCCCTTTCAAAGGAGAGTATGCGGCGCCACAAGAGCCAATCTAACCCGCTGCATTTCACACTTAGCAGCAGCGATTCAAATGGGAACAGGGAGCACTGGATCAAAACAGATGCCGACT ACCTAGTGCTGGAGCTCTAA
- the LOC121255594 gene encoding sphingosine-1-phosphate lyase isoform X2, producing MLCYIGGSESEGHFSLINEACSMFAHTNPLHLDVFPSVVRFEAEVVAMTAALLGSKEKVSGGQICGNMTSGGTESILLAMKSSRDYMKTKKGITKPEMIIPESAHSAYDKAAQYFNIKLWRVPINKEFQADVKAIKRHINRNTILIVGSAPGFPHGIIDPVQELGELATSFGICLHVDLCLGGFVLPFARKLGYPIPPFDFSVRGVTSISVDVHKYGLAPKGTSVVLYRNHDIRKHQFVAVTEWSGGLYVSPTIAGSRPGGLIAGAWAALLSLGEEGYLESTKRIMEVSKRIQKGIKEIPELFIIGRPDMTIVAFGSDVVDIFEINDVMSSKGWHLNALQRPNSIHICVTLQHEPIVEDFLRDLTESVKTVKENPGPISGGLAPIYGAAGRMPDRGMVQELLVNYMDSTC from the exons ATGCTCTG CTACATTGGAGGAAGTGAGTCTGAAGGACATTTTTCTCTGATTAATGAGGCATGCTCAAT GTTTGCACATACCAATCCATTGCATTTGGATGTATTCCCGAGCGTAGTACGGTTTGAAGCAGAAGTGGTTGCAATGACAGCTGCACTGCTTGGCAGTAAAGAAAAGGTTTCGGGAGGACAAATATGTGGAAACATGACATCAGGTGGAACTGAAAGCATATTGTTAGCCATGAAATCATCACGTGACTACATGAAAACCAAGAAGGGAATTACAAAACCTGAAAT GATAATACCCGAATCTGCACACTCAGCATATGACAAGGCTGCACAATATTTTAACATCAAGCTGTGGCGTGTCCCTATAAATAAAGAATTTCAAGCAGATGTCAAAGCGATTAAACGACATATTAACCGAAACACAATTTTG ATTGTTGGGTCCGCACCTGGGTTTCCTCATGGCATCATTGATCCTGTTCAG GAGCTTGGTGAATTAGCTACTAGCTTTGGAATTTGTCTCCATGTTGATCTTTGTCTTGGTGGCTTTGTACTACCTTTTGCTAGGAAACTTGG GTACCCGATTCCACCTTTTGATTTTTCTGTAAGAGGAGTGACCTCAATATCTGTGGATGTGCATAAATACGGCTTGGCTCCCAAGGGAACAAGTGTAGTTCTGTACAGAAATCATGATATAAGAAAG CATCAATTTGTTGCTG TTACTGAGTGGTCAGGAGGGCTGTATGTATCTCCAACAATTGCTGGGAGCAGGCCTGGTGGCTTGATTGCTGGGGCTTGGGCAGCATTGCTATCTTTGGGGGAAGAAG GATATTTGGAGAGCACGAAAAGGATCATGGAAGTGTCAAAGAGAATACAGAAAGG GATAAAGGAAATTCCGGAGTTATTTATTATTGGAAGGCCAGATATGACAATTGTGGCATTTGGTTCTGACGTTGTGGATATATTTGAAATCAATGATGTCATGTCATCCAAAGGTTGGCATTTGAATGCGCTGCAAAGACCCAACag CATTCATATATGTGTGACTCTTCAACACGAACCAATAGTTGAGGATTTCCTCAGGGATTTGACGGAGTCCGTGAAGAct GTGAAAGAAAATCCAGGTCCAATAAGTGGAGGTCTAGCTCCCATATATGGCGCTGCAGGGAGAATGCCAGATAGAGGCATGGTGCAGGAATTGTTGGTCAATTACATGGACAGTACATGCTAG
- the LOC121255594 gene encoding sphingosine-1-phosphate lyase isoform X1: MDYSPKLFLIRFRASANSFLLEYEPLALLLAPLLAFLVARTLQSFLGVVHERGLKATFIAFLMSLLKLVPGVKNYIDAEKQKVVDKLQSGGKSKRDGWRTELPRAGLGVEVIEKMKDEKRNDVDWQGKCSGTVYIGGSESEGHFSLINEACSMFAHTNPLHLDVFPSVVRFEAEVVAMTAALLGSKEKVSGGQICGNMTSGGTESILLAMKSSRDYMKTKKGITKPEMIIPESAHSAYDKAAQYFNIKLWRVPINKEFQADVKAIKRHINRNTILIVGSAPGFPHGIIDPVQELGELATSFGICLHVDLCLGGFVLPFARKLGYPIPPFDFSVRGVTSISVDVHKYGLAPKGTSVVLYRNHDIRKHQFVAVTEWSGGLYVSPTIAGSRPGGLIAGAWAALLSLGEEGYLESTKRIMEVSKRIQKGIKEIPELFIIGRPDMTIVAFGSDVVDIFEINDVMSSKGWHLNALQRPNSIHICVTLQHEPIVEDFLRDLTESVKTVKENPGPISGGLAPIYGAAGRMPDRGMVQELLVNYMDSTC; the protein is encoded by the exons ATGGATTATTCTCCGAAGTTGTTCTTGATTCGTTTCAGAGCTTCTGCGAATTCGTTCCTATTGGAATACGAGCCTCTGGCTCTGCTTCTCGCTCCCCTCCTCGCTTTTCTCGTCGCTCGGACGCTTCAATCATTTCTCGGTGTGGTTCACGAACGAGGACTCAAAGCAACCTTCATAGCGTTCCTCATGAGCCTCCTCAA gttGGTTCCTGGTGTCAAGAATTACATCGATGCTGAGAAACAGAAG GTTGTGGATAAGTTACAATCTGGTGGTAAATCTAAGCGAGATGGTTGGAGGACCGAGCTGCCGAGGGCAGGTTTGGGAGTTGAGGTcatagagaaaatgaaagatgagAAAAGAAATGATGTGGATTGGCAAGGAAAATGCTCTGGTACAGT CTACATTGGAGGAAGTGAGTCTGAAGGACATTTTTCTCTGATTAATGAGGCATGCTCAAT GTTTGCACATACCAATCCATTGCATTTGGATGTATTCCCGAGCGTAGTACGGTTTGAAGCAGAAGTGGTTGCAATGACAGCTGCACTGCTTGGCAGTAAAGAAAAGGTTTCGGGAGGACAAATATGTGGAAACATGACATCAGGTGGAACTGAAAGCATATTGTTAGCCATGAAATCATCACGTGACTACATGAAAACCAAGAAGGGAATTACAAAACCTGAAAT GATAATACCCGAATCTGCACACTCAGCATATGACAAGGCTGCACAATATTTTAACATCAAGCTGTGGCGTGTCCCTATAAATAAAGAATTTCAAGCAGATGTCAAAGCGATTAAACGACATATTAACCGAAACACAATTTTG ATTGTTGGGTCCGCACCTGGGTTTCCTCATGGCATCATTGATCCTGTTCAG GAGCTTGGTGAATTAGCTACTAGCTTTGGAATTTGTCTCCATGTTGATCTTTGTCTTGGTGGCTTTGTACTACCTTTTGCTAGGAAACTTGG GTACCCGATTCCACCTTTTGATTTTTCTGTAAGAGGAGTGACCTCAATATCTGTGGATGTGCATAAATACGGCTTGGCTCCCAAGGGAACAAGTGTAGTTCTGTACAGAAATCATGATATAAGAAAG CATCAATTTGTTGCTG TTACTGAGTGGTCAGGAGGGCTGTATGTATCTCCAACAATTGCTGGGAGCAGGCCTGGTGGCTTGATTGCTGGGGCTTGGGCAGCATTGCTATCTTTGGGGGAAGAAG GATATTTGGAGAGCACGAAAAGGATCATGGAAGTGTCAAAGAGAATACAGAAAGG GATAAAGGAAATTCCGGAGTTATTTATTATTGGAAGGCCAGATATGACAATTGTGGCATTTGGTTCTGACGTTGTGGATATATTTGAAATCAATGATGTCATGTCATCCAAAGGTTGGCATTTGAATGCGCTGCAAAGACCCAACag CATTCATATATGTGTGACTCTTCAACACGAACCAATAGTTGAGGATTTCCTCAGGGATTTGACGGAGTCCGTGAAGAct GTGAAAGAAAATCCAGGTCCAATAAGTGGAGGTCTAGCTCCCATATATGGCGCTGCAGGGAGAATGCCAGATAGAGGCATGGTGCAGGAATTGTTGGTCAATTACATGGACAGTACATGCTAG